CGGCGTGCTGCTCCTGGTACGCGGGCGGTACGTCGCCGAGCGGACCGGCGGCACCACCATCCGCGCCGACATCGCCGAGGGACTGCGCTTCCTCCGGCACAGCACGCTGCTCCGCACCCTCGCGATCATGGTCGGGATCTTCAACTTCGCCAGTTCGGCGGTCTTCACCGTCTTCGTGCTCTATGCCGTCGGACCGCAGTCCGCCATGAAGCTCACGGACCCGGCGTACGGGCTCCTCCTCACCGCGTCGGCGATCGGAAGCGTCCTCGGCACCTTCCTGGCCGAACCCGCCGAGCGACTGCTCGGCCGTTCCCGCGCCCTCGTGCTGACGATCGTGGGTTCGCTGTTCACGGTCGCGACGCCCGCCTTCACGGCGAATCCGTTCATCATCGGCGCCGGGATGCTGCTGGGCGGTATCACCGTCTCCATCTGGAACGTCATCACCGTCTCGCTGCGGCAGCGCGTCACGCCTACCCGTCTGCTCGGCCGGCTGAACAGCGCCTACCGCCTGCTCGCCTGGGGCACCATGCCGCTCGGCGCGGCGGCCGGCGGCGTCATCGGCCAGCTCTTCGGCGTGCAGTGGGTGTTCGTCGTGATGGGCGCGCTCGTGGTGCTCCAGCTCATCCCCATGCTGTGGATCACGGACCGACGGATGGACGAAGCCGAGGCGGCCGTGGAGGTCGAGGCGACGTCCGTCGATCGTTGACGCGTACACGACTTTGCCAGGGTCTACGCCTGAACCGTCCAGAAACAGCGCCTAGGGTCATTCTCTGACGGCATCGACAGCCGTCCGTGCCGCGCAGGCGCGCATCCAGCCCCCAACCCCCGAACCGTCCCCCGCGAGTTCGCCCCTGGATGTCCGCCATCGTCGCCCGGCACACCCGCGCTTCGCGCCGCGCCTCTTCAGGACCACGGGTCCACGAGGTGCCTGTGTGCGTTCCGCGCGGTTGTCAGCCCGCAGGGCCCTCCCGAAACAGGGCCCGGTCGCGTTCGCACCCACGGTGCCGCCACGCGTCAGGCGGGGAAGCCCGATCCAGGAAAGCAATGCTGAGCTCCCTTCGTAACTCCCTCCGATCCACCGCCAAGAACAGCCCCATCTCCTTCGGCCGCATCGTCGCCGGCGCGGCCACCGTGCTGATGAGCACGAGCCTGATCGCCCCCGCGATCGCGCAGCAGCAGGACAGCGAGCGCCAGACGCGCGAGCTCTCCGAGGCCACCGGAATGCAGCACGACCAGCTCTCGGTCTACGACTCGATCGTGCGCGACCGCCTCGAGCGCGAGGCGAAGGCCACGCTGAGCGGCGCGCTGGCCACCGTCGCCGCCAACCAGGCGAAGGCCGACGCCTCCGCCGCCAAGACTGCGATCGCCGGTCTCAGCGACTTCACGAAGCTGCCCGCCACCAAGCTGCGGGACAGCATCGACAACACCAAGGCCGCGTCGGATGCTCTCGCCGCGGCGGGTGCGGACGCCGACCGCCGTGCGGCCGAGGCCGCCGCGAAGGCCGCCGCCGACGCAGCCGCCGCCCTGGCCGCCGCGAACACCCCGAGCGGCGCCAAGAGCGTCGCCGCGAGCATCGCCGCCAGCCAGTACGGCTGGGGCTCGGACCAGTTCCAGTGCCTCGACAACCTGTGGCAGCGCGAGTCCGGCTGGAACTACCAGGCGTCGAACTCCGGCAGCGGC
This region of Leifsonia sp. fls2-241-R2A-40a genomic DNA includes:
- a CDS encoding MFS transporter; the protein is MTATGLGARYWKLWTSAGLSNLADGVMKVALPLVAVRYTDSPALIAGLAFAFTLPWLLFALTAGALADRLDRRRLMLVANGARALFLACLTVASIAGAGSLWLLYAAAVCIGVAETVYDTSAQSILPQLVPRERLSRANGRLYAAEITANEFVGPPLGGFLVASGVAVAFGAPVLLWVAAIGVLLLVRGRYVAERTGGTTIRADIAEGLRFLRHSTLLRTLAIMVGIFNFASSAVFTVFVLYAVGPQSAMKLTDPAYGLLLTASAIGSVLGTFLAEPAERLLGRSRALVLTIVGSLFTVATPAFTANPFIIGAGMLLGGITVSIWNVITVSLRQRVTPTRLLGRLNSAYRLLAWGTMPLGAAAGGVIGQLFGVQWVFVVMGALVVLQLIPMLWITDRRMDEAEAAVEVEATSVDR